In a single window of the Streptomyces cinnabarinus genome:
- a CDS encoding glycerol-3-phosphate dehydrogenase/oxidase: MTSQTTLQSVPALGTRPASGSNPSRAETREQLSKASFDLLVIGGGILGISTAWHAAQSGLRVALVDAGDFAGATSSASSKLLHGGLRYLQTGAVKLVAENHFERRAVSRQVAPHLANPLTFYLPVYKGGPHGAAKLGAGVFAYSALSAFGDGVGHLLSPAKAAQDVPELRTDNLKAVAVYGDDQMNDARMALMTVRAAVEAGAAVLNHAEVTGLRFTKGRVTGAELRDRVTGDEFGVTARLVLNATGPWVDHLRKMEDPNAAPSIRLSKGAHLVLKRTAPWKAALATPIDKYRITFALPWEDMLLLGTTDEEFEGDPADVSVNDKDITQILDEAAFSIRDQQLSRDLITYSFAGLRVLPGGPGDTAKAKRETVVTEGRGGMLSVAGGKWTTFRHIGRTVMQKLEQLPGHPLGEDFEPISSLPKKVPLPGVANPRAVAHRLLVDRPAPGPRMGADTARHLSTHYGSLAFDIARLANDNPELAERVHPDAPEIWAQVVYARDNEWAETADDVLRRRTTLTIRGLATDDVRAKVQDLLDKK, translated from the coding sequence ATGACCAGTCAGACCACCCTGCAGTCCGTGCCTGCCCTGGGGACGCGCCCGGCCTCCGGCTCCAACCCGAGCCGCGCCGAGACCCGGGAGCAGCTCTCCAAGGCGTCGTTCGACCTTCTCGTGATCGGCGGCGGCATCCTGGGCATCTCCACCGCCTGGCACGCCGCGCAGTCCGGCCTCAGGGTGGCTCTGGTCGACGCCGGCGACTTCGCCGGCGCCACCTCCTCCGCCTCCTCCAAACTGCTCCACGGCGGTCTGCGCTACCTGCAGACCGGCGCGGTGAAGCTGGTGGCGGAGAACCACTTCGAGCGCCGTGCGGTCTCCCGTCAGGTGGCCCCCCACCTGGCGAACCCGCTCACCTTCTACCTCCCCGTGTACAAGGGGGGTCCGCACGGCGCGGCGAAGCTCGGCGCGGGCGTCTTCGCCTACTCCGCGCTCTCCGCGTTCGGTGACGGCGTCGGCCACCTCCTCTCCCCCGCCAAGGCGGCGCAGGACGTGCCCGAGCTGCGCACCGACAACCTCAAGGCCGTGGCCGTGTACGGCGACGACCAGATGAACGACGCCCGCATGGCGCTGATGACGGTCCGCGCGGCCGTCGAGGCGGGTGCGGCCGTGCTGAACCACGCCGAGGTCACCGGCCTGCGCTTCACCAAGGGCCGGGTCACCGGCGCCGAGCTGCGCGACCGGGTCACCGGCGACGAGTTCGGCGTCACCGCCCGCCTGGTGCTCAACGCGACCGGGCCGTGGGTGGACCACCTGCGCAAGATGGAGGACCCCAATGCCGCGCCGTCGATCCGGCTGTCGAAGGGCGCGCATCTGGTCCTGAAGCGGACCGCGCCCTGGAAGGCCGCGCTGGCCACGCCGATCGACAAGTACCGCATCACCTTCGCCCTGCCGTGGGAGGACATGCTGCTGCTCGGCACCACCGACGAGGAGTTCGAGGGTGACCCGGCGGACGTGTCCGTCAACGACAAGGACATAACCCAGATCCTGGACGAGGCCGCGTTCTCCATCCGCGACCAGCAGCTGTCCCGGGATCTGATCACCTACTCCTTCGCGGGTCTTCGGGTACTCCCTGGCGGTCCCGGCGACACCGCGAAGGCCAAGCGCGAGACGGTCGTCACCGAGGGCCGCGGCGGCATGCTGTCGGTCGCGGGCGGCAAGTGGACCACCTTCCGGCACATCGGCCGTACGGTCATGCAGAAGCTGGAGCAGCTGCCGGGCCACCCGCTGGGCGAGGACTTCGAGCCGATCAGCTCGCTGCCGAAGAAGGTCCCGCTGCCGGGTGTCGCCAACCCGCGCGCGGTCGCGCACCGCCTCCTGGTGGACCGTCCGGCTCCCGGCCCCCGTATGGGCGCCGACACCGCCAGGCACCTGTCCACCCACTACGGTTCGCTGGCCTTCGACATCGCCCGCCTGGCCAATGACAACCCCGAGCTCGCCGAGCGCGTCCACCCCGACGCCCCGGAGATCTGGGCCCAGGTCGTCTATGCCCGCGACAACGAGTGGGCCGAGACCGCGGACGACGTGCTGCGCCGCCGTACGACGCTGACGATCCGCGGCCTGGCCACGGACGACGTCCGCGCCAAGGTCCAGGACCTGCTCGACAAGAAGTAG
- a CDS encoding PAC2 family protein, translating to MIELEGVPELIDPVMVAAFEGWNDAGDAASTAVAHLDREWKGEVFAALDAEDYYDFQVNRPTVWMDAGVRKITWPTTRLSVVRVGGEKPRDLVLVRGIEPSMRWRSFCNELLGFAHELGVELVVILGALLGDTPHTRPVPISGTTSDADLARRMDLEETKYEGPTGIVGVLQEACTHAGVPAVSLWAAVPHYVSQPPNPKATLALLNRLEDLIDVRIPLGELPEDARAWQVGVDQLAAEDTEVAEYVQTLEEARDTAELPEASGEAIAREFERYLRRRDGGPSAGGHATADGGEGTYLRDNPSGRARPPKPPKPNPEDDESSED from the coding sequence GTGATCGAGCTGGAGGGAGTTCCCGAGCTGATCGACCCAGTCATGGTGGCCGCGTTCGAAGGCTGGAACGATGCCGGCGACGCCGCCTCCACCGCGGTCGCTCATCTGGACCGGGAGTGGAAGGGCGAGGTGTTCGCGGCGCTGGACGCCGAGGACTACTACGACTTCCAGGTCAACCGCCCCACGGTGTGGATGGACGCGGGAGTGCGGAAGATCACGTGGCCCACGACCAGGCTGTCCGTGGTCCGGGTCGGCGGTGAGAAGCCGCGCGATCTCGTGCTCGTCCGGGGTATCGAGCCGTCCATGCGCTGGCGCTCGTTCTGCAACGAGCTGCTCGGCTTCGCGCACGAACTGGGCGTGGAGCTGGTGGTCATCCTGGGCGCCCTGCTCGGCGACACCCCGCACACGCGCCCCGTCCCGATCTCCGGGACCACCTCGGACGCCGATCTGGCCCGCCGGATGGACCTGGAGGAGACCAAGTACGAGGGCCCCACGGGCATCGTCGGTGTCCTGCAGGAGGCGTGCACGCACGCGGGCGTGCCGGCCGTCAGCCTCTGGGCGGCCGTACCGCACTACGTGTCGCAGCCGCCGAATCCGAAGGCGACGCTGGCACTGCTGAACCGCCTTGAGGACCTGATCGACGTGCGCATCCCGCTGGGCGAGCTGCCCGAGGACGCGCGTGCCTGGCAGGTGGGCGTGGATCAGCTGGCCGCCGAGGACACCGAGGTCGCCGAGTACGTGCAGACGCTGGAGGAGGCCCGGGACACCGCCGAGCTGCCGGAGGCGTCCGGCGAGGCGATCGCGCGGGAGTTCGAGCGGTATCTGCGGCGCCGGGACGGCGGCCCGTCGGCGGGCGGACACGCCACGGCGGACGGCGGTGAAGGCACCTATCTGCGGGACAACCCGAGCGGCCGGGCCCGCCCGCCGAAGCCTCCGAAGCCGAACCCCGAGGACGACGAGTCGTCGGAGGACTGA
- a CDS encoding MIP/aquaporin family protein — MSSSDIFLGETIGTAILILLGGGVCAAVTLKASKARNAGWLAITFGWGFAVLTAVYTSAPLSGAHLNPAVTFALAIKDNGIEWSDVPTYIGGQMLGAMIGAALVWIAYYGQFHAHLTDKEIVGGPGAQATGTKAVEAQEKGAGPVLGVFSTGPEIRVAWQNVATEVLGTVVLVLAVLTQGLNAAGDGLGILGGLVTALVVVGIGLSLGGPTGYAINPARDLGPRIVHALLPLPNKGGSDWGYAWVPVVGPLLGAAIAAGIYNVAFV, encoded by the coding sequence GTGTCCAGCTCCGACATCTTCCTCGGCGAGACCATCGGTACCGCCATACTCATCCTGCTCGGCGGCGGCGTCTGCGCCGCTGTCACCCTGAAGGCCTCCAAGGCCCGCAACGCCGGCTGGCTCGCCATCACCTTCGGGTGGGGCTTCGCGGTACTCACGGCGGTCTACACCTCGGCGCCGCTGTCCGGCGCACACCTGAACCCGGCCGTGACGTTCGCGCTCGCGATCAAGGACAACGGCATCGAGTGGAGCGACGTCCCCACCTACATCGGTGGACAGATGCTCGGCGCGATGATCGGCGCGGCCCTGGTCTGGATCGCCTACTACGGCCAGTTCCACGCCCACCTCACCGACAAGGAGATCGTGGGCGGCCCCGGCGCCCAGGCCACCGGCACCAAGGCCGTGGAGGCCCAGGAGAAGGGCGCGGGCCCGGTCCTCGGCGTCTTCTCCACCGGTCCGGAGATCCGGGTCGCCTGGCAGAACGTGGCCACTGAGGTCCTCGGCACCGTCGTGCTGGTGCTCGCCGTCCTCACGCAGGGCCTGAACGCCGCGGGCGACGGCCTCGGCATCCTGGGCGGACTCGTCACCGCGCTCGTGGTGGTCGGTATCGGCCTCTCCCTCGGTGGCCCGACCGGGTACGCGATCAACCCGGCCCGTGACCTCGGTCCGCGGATCGTGCACGCCCTCCTGCCCCTGCCCAACAAGGGCGGTTCCGACTGGGGCTATGCCTGGGTCCCGGTGGTCGGTCCGCTGCTCGGCGCGGCGATCGCCGCAGGCATCTACAACGTCGCTTTCGTCTAA
- the metH gene encoding methionine synthase: MASLPQTPSADSRTRVSALREALATRVVVADGAMGTMLQAQDPTLEDFENLEGCNEILNLTRPDIVRSVHEAYFDAGVDCVETNTFGANYAAMAEYDIPERVFELSELGARIARETADAFAARDGRQRWVLGSIGPGTKLPTLGHIGYTTIRDAFQQNAEGLITGGADALIVETTQDLLQTKAAVIGAQRARRLSGLDLPIIVSVTVETTGTMLLGSEIGAALTALEPLGIDMIGMNCATGPAEMSEHLRYLARHSRIPLSCMPNAGLPVLGKDGASYPLTAPELADAHETFVRDYGLSLIGGCCGTTPEHLRQLVERVRDLAPVERDPRPEPGAASLYQTVPFRQDTSYLAIGERTNANGSKKFREAMLQARWDDCVEMAREQIREGAHMLDLCVDYVGRDGVADMEELAGRFATASTLPIVLDSTEVDVIRAGLEKLGGRAVINSVNYEDGDGPESRFAKVTELAQEHGAALIALTIDEEGQARTPEKKVEIAERLIEDLTGNWGIHESDILIDTLTFTICTGQEESRGDGIATIEAIRELKRRHPDVQTTLGLSNISFGLNPAARILLNSVFLDECVKAGLDSAIVHASKILPIARFNEEEVQTALDLIHDRRTEGYDPLQKLMALFEGATAKSLKAGRAEELAALPLEERLKRRIIDGERNGLEADLDEALKSRPALDIVNETLLDGMKVVGELFGSGQMQLPFVLQSAEVMKAAVAHLEPHMEKSDAEGKGTIVLATVRGDVHDIGKNLVDIILSNNGYNVVNLGIKQPVSAILDAAEEHKADVIGMSGLLVKSTVIMKENLEELNQRGLATDYPVILGGAALTRAYVEQDLHELYEGEVRYARDAFEGLRLMDALIGVKRGVPGAKLPELKQRRVRATAQTAVEEHPEEGHVRSDVATDNPVPKPPFWGTRVIKGIQLKEYASWLDEGALFKGQWGLKQARTGDGPTYEELVETEGRPRLRGLLDRLQTENLLEAAVVHGYFPCVSKDDDLIILDEQGNERTRFTFPRQRRGRRLCLADFFRPEESGETDVVGLQVVTVGSRIGEETAKLFESNSYRDYLELHGLSVQLAEALAEYWHARVRSELGFAGEDPADVEDMFALKYRGARFSLGYGACPDLEDRAKIAELLRPERIGVHLSEEFQLHPEQSTDAIVIHHPEAKYFNAR; encoded by the coding sequence ATGGCCTCGTTGCCACAGACCCCTTCCGCCGACAGCCGGACCCGTGTGTCCGCCCTCCGCGAGGCGCTCGCCACCCGGGTGGTGGTCGCCGACGGAGCCATGGGCACCATGCTCCAGGCCCAGGACCCCACTCTCGAGGACTTTGAGAACCTCGAGGGCTGCAACGAGATCCTGAACCTGACCCGGCCCGACATCGTCCGCTCCGTCCACGAGGCGTACTTCGACGCCGGCGTGGACTGCGTCGAGACCAACACCTTCGGCGCCAACTACGCGGCGATGGCCGAGTACGACATCCCCGAGCGCGTCTTCGAGCTGTCCGAGCTGGGCGCCCGTATCGCCCGTGAGACGGCCGACGCCTTCGCCGCCCGGGACGGCCGGCAGCGCTGGGTCCTCGGCTCCATCGGCCCCGGCACCAAGCTGCCCACGCTCGGCCACATCGGCTACACCACGATCCGGGACGCCTTCCAGCAGAACGCCGAGGGCCTGATCACCGGCGGCGCGGACGCGCTGATCGTGGAGACCACCCAGGACCTGCTGCAGACCAAGGCGGCCGTGATCGGCGCCCAGCGCGCCCGCCGGCTCTCCGGCCTCGACCTGCCGATCATCGTCTCCGTCACCGTCGAGACCACCGGCACCATGCTGCTCGGCTCCGAGATCGGCGCTGCGCTCACCGCGCTGGAGCCGCTCGGCATCGACATGATCGGCATGAACTGCGCGACCGGCCCCGCGGAGATGAGCGAGCACCTGCGCTATCTCGCCCGGCACTCCCGCATCCCGCTGTCCTGCATGCCGAACGCCGGCCTCCCGGTCCTCGGCAAGGACGGCGCCAGCTACCCGCTGACCGCGCCGGAGCTGGCCGACGCCCACGAGACCTTCGTCCGCGACTACGGCCTCTCCCTGATCGGCGGCTGCTGCGGCACCACCCCCGAGCATCTGCGCCAGCTGGTCGAGCGGGTCCGCGACCTCGCCCCCGTCGAGCGCGACCCCCGCCCCGAGCCCGGCGCCGCCTCCCTCTACCAGACCGTCCCCTTCCGCCAGGACACCTCCTACCTGGCGATCGGCGAGCGGACCAACGCCAACGGCTCCAAGAAGTTCCGCGAGGCCATGCTCCAGGCCCGCTGGGACGACTGCGTCGAGATGGCCCGCGAGCAGATCCGCGAGGGCGCGCACATGCTCGACCTGTGCGTGGACTACGTCGGCCGCGACGGCGTCGCCGACATGGAGGAGCTGGCCGGCCGCTTCGCCACCGCCTCCACGCTGCCGATCGTGCTGGACTCCACCGAGGTCGACGTCATCCGGGCGGGTCTGGAGAAGCTCGGCGGACGCGCGGTCATCAACTCCGTCAACTACGAGGACGGCGACGGGCCCGAGTCCCGGTTCGCGAAGGTCACCGAGCTCGCCCAGGAGCACGGCGCCGCGCTGATCGCGCTGACCATCGACGAGGAGGGCCAGGCCCGCACCCCCGAGAAGAAGGTCGAGATCGCCGAGCGGCTGATCGAGGACCTGACCGGGAACTGGGGCATCCACGAGTCGGACATCCTCATCGACACCCTGACCTTCACCATCTGCACCGGTCAGGAGGAGTCCCGAGGGGACGGCATCGCCACCATCGAGGCGATCCGCGAGCTCAAGCGCCGCCACCCGGACGTCCAGACCACCCTCGGTCTGTCCAACATCTCCTTCGGCCTCAACCCGGCCGCCCGCATCCTGCTGAACTCCGTCTTCCTCGACGAGTGCGTCAAGGCCGGCCTGGACTCGGCGATCGTGCACGCCTCCAAGATCCTGCCGATCGCCCGCTTCAACGAGGAAGAGGTGCAGACCGCCCTCGACCTCATCCACGACCGCCGCACGGAGGGCTACGACCCGCTCCAGAAGTTGATGGCCCTGTTCGAGGGCGCCACCGCGAAGTCCCTCAAGGCGGGCAGGGCCGAGGAGCTGGCCGCGCTGCCCCTGGAGGAGCGCCTCAAGCGCCGCATCATCGACGGCGAGCGCAACGGCCTGGAGGCCGACCTCGACGAGGCCCTGAAGTCCCGGCCCGCCCTCGACATCGTCAACGAGACCCTCCTGGACGGCATGAAGGTGGTCGGCGAGCTGTTCGGCTCCGGCCAGATGCAGCTGCCGTTCGTCCTGCAGTCCGCCGAGGTGATGAAGGCCGCCGTCGCCCATCTCGAACCGCACATGGAGAAGTCCGACGCCGAGGGCAAGGGCACCATCGTGCTGGCCACGGTCCGCGGCGACGTCCATGACATCGGCAAGAACCTCGTCGACATCATCCTGTCCAACAACGGCTACAACGTCGTCAACCTCGGCATCAAGCAGCCGGTCTCCGCGATCCTGGACGCCGCCGAGGAGCACAAGGCCGATGTCATCGGCATGTCCGGGCTCCTGGTCAAGTCCACGGTGATCATGAAGGAGAACCTGGAGGAGCTCAACCAGCGCGGCCTCGCGACGGATTACCCCGTCATCCTCGGCGGCGCCGCCCTCACCCGGGCCTACGTCGAGCAGGACCTGCACGAGCTGTACGAGGGCGAAGTCCGTTACGCCCGCGACGCGTTCGAGGGCCTGCGCCTGATGGACGCCCTCATCGGCGTCAAGCGGGGCGTGCCCGGCGCGAAGCTGCCCGAGCTGAAGCAGCGCCGGGTCAGGGCCACCGCGCAGACGGCGGTCGAGGAGCACCCGGAGGAGGGCCACGTCCGCTCCGACGTCGCCACCGACAACCCCGTGCCCAAGCCGCCCTTCTGGGGCACCCGCGTCATCAAGGGCATCCAGCTCAAGGAGTACGCCTCCTGGCTGGACGAGGGCGCCCTGTTCAAGGGCCAGTGGGGGCTGAAGCAGGCCCGCACCGGCGACGGACCCACCTACGAGGAGCTGGTGGAGACCGAGGGCCGTCCGCGACTGCGCGGCCTGCTGGACCGCCTCCAGACGGAGAACCTCCTCGAAGCGGCCGTCGTCCACGGCTACTTCCCCTGTGTCTCCAAGGACGACGACCTGATCATCCTGGACGAGCAGGGCAACGAGCGCACCCGCTTCACCTTCCCCCGCCAGCGCCGCGGCCGCCGGCTCTGCCTGGCCGACTTCTTCCGCCCGGAGGAGTCGGGCGAGACCGACGTCGTCGGCCTCCAGGTCGTCACCGTCGGCTCCCGCATCGGCGAGGAGACGGCGAAGCTCTTCGAGTCCAACTCCTACCGCGACTACCTGGAACTGCACGGCCTGTCCGTGCAGTTGGCGGAGGCGCTCGCCGAGTACTGGCACGCGCGCGTCCGTTCGGAGCTGGGCTTCGCCGGTGAGGACCCCGCCGACGTCGAGGACATGTTCGCCCTGAAGTACCGGGGCGCCCGCTTCTCCCTCGGCTACGGCGCCTGCCCCGACCTGGAGGACCGCGCCAAGATCGCCGAGCTGCTCCGGCCCGAGCGCATCGGGGTCCACCTGTCCGAGGAGTTCCAGCTGCACCCCGAGCAGTCCACGGACGCCATCGTGATCCACCACCCGGAGGCGAAGTACTTCAACGCGCGCTGA
- a CDS encoding FadR/GntR family transcriptional regulator translates to MAVTDEAIEKIKGMIVSGALGPGDRLPKESELAAELGLSRNSLREAVRALSLIRILDVRQGDGTYVTSLDPQLLLEAMSFVVDFHRDDTVLEFLAVRRILEPAATALAAAHLDERQLDELSEQLDRLGTAPSVEELVAADLRFHRSIVGASGNSVLCSLLDGLSGPTTRARIWRGLTQEDAVSRTLQEHRAILAALRERDAEAARAWATVHIASVEQWLRTTL, encoded by the coding sequence ATGGCAGTCACCGACGAGGCGATCGAGAAGATCAAGGGCATGATCGTCTCCGGTGCGCTGGGTCCCGGTGACCGGCTGCCCAAGGAGAGCGAACTCGCCGCCGAACTCGGCCTGTCCCGCAACTCCCTGCGCGAGGCGGTGCGCGCCCTGTCGCTGATCCGGATCCTGGACGTGCGGCAGGGCGACGGCACCTATGTGACCAGCCTCGATCCGCAACTGCTCCTGGAGGCCATGAGTTTCGTCGTCGACTTCCACCGCGACGACACCGTGCTGGAGTTCCTCGCGGTACGGCGCATCCTGGAGCCGGCCGCCACCGCACTGGCGGCCGCACACCTCGACGAGCGGCAACTGGACGAGCTGTCCGAGCAGTTGGACCGGCTCGGCACCGCGCCCTCGGTGGAGGAGCTGGTCGCCGCCGATCTCCGCTTCCACCGGTCGATCGTGGGGGCATCCGGCAACTCGGTGCTCTGCTCGCTGCTGGACGGTCTGTCCGGGCCCACCACCCGGGCCCGGATCTGGCGCGGCCTGACCCAGGAGGACGCGGTCAGCCGCACCCTGCAGGAGCACCGCGCGATCCTCGCCGCCCTGCGCGAGAGGGACGCGGAGGCGGCACGCGCCTGGGCGACCGTGCACATCGCTAGCGTCGAACAGTGGTTGCGCACCACGTTGTGA
- a CDS encoding IclR family transcriptional regulator gives MARNIQSLERAAAMLRLLAGGERRLGLSDIASSLGLAKGTAHGILRTLQQEGFVEQDETSGRYQLGAELLRLGTTYLDVHELRARALVWTDDLARSSGESVYLGVLHQQGVLIVHHVFRPDDSRQVLEIGAMQPLHSTGLGKVLSAYDPVAHSEVLEADRKAFTDRTVCELEDFERILDITRARGYAADVEETWEGVASLAAPIHDRRRMPVGAVGVTGAVERLCQDGEVRPEVIAAVRDCARAVSRDLGAGRF, from the coding sequence ATGGCACGGAACATCCAGTCGCTCGAACGGGCGGCCGCGATGCTGCGGCTGCTCGCGGGTGGCGAGCGTCGGCTCGGCCTGTCGGACATCGCGTCCTCGCTGGGGCTCGCCAAGGGCACGGCACACGGCATATTGCGCACGCTCCAGCAGGAGGGCTTCGTCGAACAGGACGAGACCTCCGGGCGCTATCAGCTGGGCGCGGAGCTGCTGCGCCTGGGCACCACCTATCTGGACGTGCACGAGCTGCGGGCTCGCGCCCTCGTCTGGACCGACGACCTGGCCCGCTCCAGCGGGGAGAGCGTGTACCTGGGCGTCCTGCACCAGCAGGGCGTCCTGATCGTGCACCACGTCTTCCGGCCGGACGACAGCCGTCAAGTGCTGGAGATAGGGGCGATGCAGCCGCTGCACTCCACCGGTCTCGGCAAGGTGCTGTCGGCGTACGACCCGGTCGCGCACAGCGAGGTACTGGAGGCCGACCGCAAGGCCTTCACCGACCGGACCGTGTGCGAGCTGGAGGACTTCGAGCGCATCCTCGACATCACCCGCGCGCGTGGCTACGCGGCCGATGTCGAGGAGACCTGGGAGGGTGTCGCCTCCCTGGCCGCCCCCATCCACGACCGGCGCCGCATGCCGGTCGGCGCGGTGGGCGTCACGGGCGCCGTGGAGCGCCTGTGCCAGGACGGAGAGGTACGCCCCGAGGTGATCGCCGCGGTACGGGACTGCGCCCGCGCGGTGTCACGGGATCTGGGCGCCGGGCGCTTCTGA
- the glpK gene encoding glycerol kinase GlpK translates to MTDAHTAGPFIAAIDQGTTSSRCIVFDRDGRIVSVDQKEHEQIFPKPGWVEHNANEIWTNVQEVVAGAIQKAGITRDDIKAIGITNQRETTVLWDKNTGEPVHNALVWQDTRTDSLCKELGRNVGQDRFRRETGLPLASYFSGPKARWLLDNVEGLRERAEAGDILFGTMDTWVIWNLTGGVNGGKHVTDVTNASRTMLMNLHTMEWDDKIAESIGVPLGILPEIRSSAEVYGEVTGGKLGDLLGGIPVASALGDQQAALFGQTCFSEGETKSTYGTGTFMVMNTGDKIINSYAGLLTTVGYKIGDQPTVFALEGSIAVTGSLVQWMRDQMGLVSTAAEIETLALSVEDNGGAYFVPAFSGLFAPHWRSDARGVIAGLTRYVTKAHLARAVLEATAWQTREIADAMVKDSGDELVALKVDGGMTSNNLLMQTLSDVLDAPVVRPMVAETTCLGAAYAAGLAVGFWSSTDELRANWRRAAEWTPHMDAETRDREYKNWLKAVERTMGWIDDDDEH, encoded by the coding sequence GTGACCGACGCCCACACCGCCGGCCCCTTCATCGCCGCCATCGACCAGGGCACCACCTCGTCCCGCTGCATCGTCTTCGACCGCGACGGCCGTATCGTCTCCGTCGACCAGAAGGAGCACGAGCAGATCTTCCCCAAGCCGGGCTGGGTCGAGCACAACGCCAACGAGATCTGGACCAACGTCCAGGAAGTCGTCGCCGGAGCCATCCAGAAGGCGGGCATCACCCGCGACGACATCAAGGCCATCGGCATCACCAACCAGCGCGAGACCACCGTGCTGTGGGACAAGAACACCGGTGAGCCCGTCCACAACGCCCTCGTCTGGCAGGACACCCGCACCGACTCGCTCTGCAAGGAGCTCGGCCGCAACGTCGGCCAGGACCGCTTCCGCCGGGAGACGGGCCTGCCGCTCGCGTCCTACTTCTCCGGTCCGAAGGCCCGCTGGCTGCTCGACAACGTCGAGGGCCTGCGGGAGCGCGCCGAGGCCGGCGACATCCTCTTCGGCACCATGGACACCTGGGTCATCTGGAACCTGACCGGCGGCGTCAACGGCGGCAAGCACGTCACCGACGTCACCAACGCGTCCCGCACCATGCTGATGAACCTCCACACCATGGAGTGGGACGACAAGATCGCCGAGTCCATCGGCGTCCCGCTGGGGATCCTCCCGGAGATCCGCTCCTCCGCCGAGGTCTACGGCGAGGTCACCGGCGGCAAGCTGGGCGACCTGCTCGGCGGCATCCCGGTCGCCTCGGCGCTCGGCGACCAGCAGGCGGCCCTGTTCGGCCAGACCTGCTTCTCCGAGGGCGAGACCAAGTCCACCTACGGCACCGGCACCTTCATGGTGATGAACACCGGTGACAAGATCATCAACTCCTACGCGGGCCTGCTGACCACGGTCGGCTACAAGATCGGCGACCAGCCGACCGTGTTCGCGCTGGAGGGCTCGATCGCCGTCACCGGCTCGCTGGTGCAGTGGATGCGCGACCAGATGGGCCTGGTCTCCACCGCGGCCGAGATCGAGACGCTCGCGCTCTCGGTCGAGGACAACGGCGGCGCCTACTTCGTGCCGGCCTTCTCCGGCCTGTTCGCCCCGCACTGGCGCTCCGACGCCCGCGGTGTGATCGCCGGTCTGACCCGGTACGTCACCAAGGCGCACCTGGCGCGCGCCGTCCTGGAGGCGACCGCCTGGCAGACCCGGGAGATCGCCGACGCGATGGTCAAGGACTCCGGCGACGAGCTGGTGGCCCTGAAGGTCGACGGCGGCATGACCTCCAACAACCTGCTGATGCAGACCCTCTCGGACGTCCTGGACGCCCCCGTGGTGCGCCCCATGGTCGCCGAGACCACCTGCCTCGGTGCCGCCTACGCCGCCGGTCTCGCCGTCGGCTTCTGGTCCAGCACGGACGAACTGCGCGCCAACTGGCGCCGGGCCGCCGAGTGGACCCCGCACATGGACGCGGAGACCCGCGATCGCGAGTACAAGAACTGGCTCAAGGCCGTCGAGCGGACCATGGGCTGGATCGACGACGACGACGAGCACTGA